DNA sequence from the Oncorhynchus clarkii lewisi isolate Uvic-CL-2024 chromosome 9, UVic_Ocla_1.0, whole genome shotgun sequence genome:
aaccacccaagccactgcctgttcatcccgctatcatttagaaggcgaggtcagtgcaagtgcatcaaagttgggacctTGAGATGGattctgtttttcagtctcaaggccatcagactgttaaataaccatcactagcacattagagactgctgccctatatacatagacttgaaatcaaaGGCCACtttcataatgtttacatattttgcattactcatctcatatgtacacactggattctattctactgtattttagtctatgccgctctgataTTGCTTGTCCAAATAttgatatattcttaattccattcctttagatGTGTATTGTGAAATTGTTAAGATATTAcgtcactgttggagctagaaacacaagcatttccctacactcgCAACAACATCTGAtaaacgtgtatgtgaccaataacatttcatttgattagaagggccttggtaagggaggtgaccaagaacccaatggtcactctgacagagctctagagttcctctgtggagacgggagaaccttccagaaggaaaaccatctctacagcactccaccaatcaggcctttatggtagcggCCAGATGGAAGCAACTTCTCAttaaaaaaggcacatgacagccagcttggagtctgccaaaaggcacctaaaagacaaacaagattctctggtctgatgaaaccaagattgatctcctttgctgaatgccaagggtcacatctggaggaaatctggcaccatccctacagtgaaggatgttggcagcatcatgttttacaggatgtttttcagtagcagggCCTGGGaaactaatcaggatcgaggaaaacatgaaccgagcaaagtacagagtgatccttgatgaaaatctgctccagagctctcaggacctcagactggggcgaaggttcaccttccagcaggacaatgaccctaactatacagccaagacaacgcagaataGCTTCAGGAGAAGTCTCTCAATGTCCTcgactggcccagccagagcccggacatgaacccaatcgaacatctctggagagacctgaaaatagctgtgcagctacgctcccccgccaacctgacagagcttgagaggatctgcacagaataatgtgagaaactccccaaatacaggtgtcccaagcttgtagcatcatacccaagaagacgaggctgtaatcgctgccaacggggcttcaacaaagtactgagtaaagggtctgaatacttaagtaaatgtgatttcattatttattttaagcaaaaatctctaaaaacctgtttccttTTCATTAAGGGGGATTGTGTGTagtttggtgggggggggggggggggggctattttatccattttagaataaggctgtaacataacaaaatgtggaaaaagtcaaggggtctgaatactttccaaatgcactgtatatgttgcTAATATctaggtaggtagctagctatataGCTTCTTTGCAAAAAAACTAGCCTTGTACTCATGGCACAAATACCTGACTGCTACTAGGATAGTTCTGTACAAGACAAGTCCAAATTCATAATACAAATATTAGTTCAATAAAATATGGAACAGTAGATTAATGGGATCAAGGTAGCTAATAGATGTCAGCAATGCTGTCAGCTGGAGGTGACTTGCAGCATGCTAATTAGAATTTTCTACAAATAGTAAAATAGAGCCTAATATATTGATAAGTCACTTTGTCTGAAAGatttatcaaaacatcacgccaggctAAGCCTAAAATtgaagatgcactatgcagaaatcgctccgccatttcctggttgatatgttattagtttgcctaatttcagtttgtgacaaaacaagcgaGTTTAGTGTAGATAataattgtaccatctaaaccattgtgaaatacattttccataagcaaaatattgtattttcagctgtttgacacTGGTGTTCAAAACCAAAAGTAAATTAAAATACTAGAACAAAACATAAGCACTGGAAGCATAGAAGTAGCACACATGGAACAGATCTAGCGTTTCTTAAGACTTGCTTtgaatgagaatgacagatattTAATTCACATTTCTATGCGAATTACATAATTGCAGCTTTAAATGGTGAAAAAACGATTGGAAGCGTTTCagtgtttgaccgctaggttttatgggtattatgacacgacCACTGTGGGGTTcaatttacatatttttttagaTTTGGTTCTAAAAAAGAAAACAATTTAAACTAGCTTGCTGGCCAAGCGGAGTATATAGTTGGTGTTATTATGGATAGCAGTATAACAAAAAAAAAGTGAAGGTGGCATAAAAGTGAAGGGGACATCTTTATCTACCATACCAACCATCCAGTATTAATACAAAACCAAAAAGAACACATTTGGATACTCATTTACTATCCATAACGTATACTAGCTATAGTAGCGGTATGAGTCCAGGGTCAAGCAGCAATACCACGTGACTTTTTTTAAGTGTAAATTAATTTGGCTAATTTGCATCTATAAACTGTTGTTGTAAGATACCATTGCATACGTTCATCTAACGAGAATTGTTTTAAACAATACCTTTCTGGTTATCCAGCTGTGTCCTATCATAAGACGAAGCCTACACAACCTCCCATTTTGTCTTCTCCACTGTGTTTTGTTCTCGCTCTCGCGGTTGAAATATAACTGTCGCGAGAAGTTTGACTTACACTGGATATATGACGCACGGTGCTCGCGAGGTCAATTGATGGCGCAAGTGTGAGAGGTTAAATGTTTTTATTCTCACATATTTCAGTGATACTTCTATATAAACCCTACCTGGAGAGCAGATGCAACTTGTGACAAACACTTTTTGCAAGAGGCTCAAGAGTATACAAAGTTAGTACAAAATCTGTCTTCTCTGCTCAAACAGTACCAAGAAGTCCTAATTCTCCTTCCATTTGCCCTTAAATGCCACAATCCCTTACTTGGAATTTGAGCACACCAACAAATTACTACATTTACTACATTAAACCAAAGCTTGTCATGTCTACTTAGCCAAACCAGTTCCCAGTAGTCCACCAGGTGGCAACAAAGCCCACATATGCCAATAAAATACTTTTAACAAACATTGGTCAGACCTGTTTAATTTTTTTCTTAAAGACATGAACAATCCATTTACTATATGTACAATATGTAAACAAGAGAATATATGACAAACAAAGGGGTAAATAAACATGCTCAGAATAATATACAGTCAGTCACTTTTGCTGTTTCCTTTACCCTCCAAAAACACTATCATGGTCGAAAGTAATTCTGGAGTAGGCTTACATTGTTAACGAATAACCAAACCATCAAAGGTTGATGTGACAAATAGTTCTGACAGAATCTGAACAGAGGGTCCAGGTGACATTCATATAAAGTCTTACAATGCATTTAAATAAAAACGATTTCCAGAGCTGAGCCATTTCAAAACATTTGGAAAGTGATTTTCATTCTCAAacagtactttaaaaaaaaatctcatatGCTTGTCAGAGCACTATAAATATTGTCCATGTGTCTTATTACAAAAACTTTGTACAGTTTTAACCTTTATAGTTTTTATACATCACAGTTTATTAAAATCTATGTATACACTGAGGAACTACGATATATAATGAGTATGAAACAATAAGGTAACACGTGGCGTGATTACCAACTTAATGCTATCCCTTTGAATGAAATGTCTGTATATACTGTTCATGGATTTTCAAATACACCCTTGTCAACTCCTTACAAAATGATGAAACTTTTAAACCGCATTGACAATACCTTTTAAACCACATTAACAATGTAGAATAATTTACATTTTAGATTGTTTGGGTGTCCCAAAAAGGGCTGGCACAGTAACGTGCTCTGTTTCACTTCTGGTGGCAAATAACTATAAAGACTTGTGGTATATTTTAAAGAGCAGCATCACAGGTTTCAAGTTTAAGATTGTTGTAAGAACACACAAAACATTGATGTCTGATCTTTTGATGTACTTTCCTGTAGATAACTAGCGTTAGGATAGATGGTAAGAGGGATATACAAATAGGATGAAAAGAGGAAAGAAAGAGTTAAAATGTATACAGACTGAAGTTTGATATCCAGATGAACTAGTCACAAGGACAAGGTAAGTGAATCCTCCAGTCTAGCACATAGACTTTGAGGAGGATGAAGGATGGCTTAAAACATCAGATCACGAGGCAGACGTTGAACAAAACAAGGGACAGGGGATGAGTCAGCTGAATCACAGAGGAGCAGGCCTTTATGCAAGGAGTGTTCTTGGCGTTTTAAAGCCCTAAGTCTGGCTAGGAGAAGGTGAGGGTGTCTGTTGGTTTTGATACCTCTGTGGTCTTTCATACGGAGATTCGCTGGACATTCCCAGATTAGTTGGTCGCAAAAAGGCTTGGTTTATTGGATCTGTCTCTCTGCAACCGatacatacattttacagactGCAGGATTGTAGAgtataaaatgtgtgtgtgtgtgtgcagtgtagtGGTTAGGGCACAGTAGCACTGGCACTGTCCTTGCTCTTGTCTACACAGCAGGTAGGAGAGGGGCCTTTGTCTGTGGCAGAAGATCCTGTACCAGAAGGGACCTGGGCACTGGAGGAGTGACCTGGTGGTTTGGCTGAAGGGTCAGAAGTAGACTCCGCCTCTGGTTCCTGAAGAGAAGCTGTTGCTGTCGGAACAGAGGGAGGCAGACATGAAACATACGTTCAGAtggtaaaataaaatacagagagagagctaaagagagtgTGTAATGTGTATGGCATGTTGGTGCCTGAAGTTTTAGTGCACAGGTACTTCCTTCTATGCATTCGTGCAAATTACGTTGATTGTGTATGTAATACCTGACTGTGTGCAGGACTTCATGTGTTCTGGCCAGTGAGCTTGCTGGCAGGGGTAGTCACAGTAGCTGGTGTTCCAGCAGCAGTAGAATATGGCCTCCTTCCTGCAGTTGGCACACCACTGCTTTTTCTTGGTGTCATCCACCGCCTGCTGTTTCTCCACCTCCATCTGCTTCTTCACCTCTGCCACCAGACGCTCCCTCTCCTGCTCCAGACTCTGCCTCATCTCTGCCATAGTCAGTTCTACACGACACACAAAGACGTTTAGAAGACGTACTAATATAATTCACATTATATTGAAAATAATGAATTATTCATATGAATGTAACATGCATTGAAATGTATACGATGCATGTTTTACGACTACAGCACAGGAATTGAATGAGTATATTATGCATACAgctataatcaaatcaaatcaaatttatttatatagcccttcgtacatcagctgatatctcaaagtgctgtacagaaacccagcctaaaaccccaaacagcaagcaatgcaggtgtagaagcacggcacACACTTGCATTATTAAGATGTCAGAAAACACAGATATGAAGTCCATCTCATACACACACGAATTGACTGACAcagactggttgactggctgaagTCGAGCGTTTTGATTCTGTACGGTCAGATTAagagcaacaatgacaagaacctgccatgtggggaatcgtaggtggctttcagctagttttatcttgttgttgataccatgtcttgttttgaggtgctTTGACTGActtcatgtcaatgctaatatggctcaAATTTACTAGCCAACTAACCAATCAACAACTCTAACAATGTACAGTACCGGCCCGCCACGAGGAATCGCTAGAGCAAGGAAATCCcatccggccaaaccctcccctaacccggacgacgctgggccaattgtgcgccacctaatgggtctcccggtcatggccagctgtgacacagcctgggatcaaacccaggtctgtagtgacgcctcaagcactgcgattctgcgccttagaccgctgcgccactcgggatgccCCAACCTTgtctgttttatatatatatatatatatatatatatatatatatatataaatatatatatatttattataatgATACCAACCTAAAAGAGGTGCATATTTTTAAGGAACAAGTGGAACAAACCAAGATTGTGCTTCATCTCTGAAAGCTCTTGCTGATGTAGCCACTGAAGTTTCTCAATCTCTATCCTCAGCCGCCGGATCTGTGCAAAAATATTCAACAGTTGTCACAAAGCagtgagacaggggagagagaggtttaCCTATTTTATGGACTCAACCAAAAGTCTGTTCACCGTAGCCCTCACCTCTGCGATTGTGTTTCCTGAAGTGCTTTTGGAAAGGTCGTTGTAGATTTCTGTCATTGTTCCTTTAATCGTTTCCATCATCTGAAAAGTTCCGGTGAGATTATTACAACTCACAGACTGATGTCAGACAGGTACATTTCCAGATCAATAAAACACACATATCATCTGTGAATCTATAAACTGTCCCCTGTAAAGTATATTCATTCTGTTTGAGGCAGGCATATAGCATCTTGCTGACTCACTTTGTTGGTGTACTTTGCTATGTCAGCTGCCACATCTGCTGAGGCTGTGGGGATCTGAAAGTCTCCTGCcaggtaagaggaggaggaggaggaggaggcaccAGAGGTGACCAAGGTGACTGATGAGGTGGAAGTCTGGGGACCATCTTTCTGTTGCACGGCTGCAAAACACAGAAGAGGGAAAAGGAATGAAAAGAAACATTCAATAGCTCATATTAACTAAGATGAGATGAATGTGTGTATAGAATTTGGGGAGTTGTGAGTCTCGATGTACCTTTTGCTGCTTGTCTGGTCTGGTAGCGCATACTGGAAGATCCCGGCAACTGCTGCTGTGACTGGAGCTGCTGTGGGCTGCGTGTCTGTGCCTGGGTCTGCGTCGGCGCCTGGACCGGAACAGGAGCCTGTGTTTGTGTTGGCGTAGACGGCTGCTCCTCTTGCTGCTGCTGCCGCTGCACCTTCTGCATGTGCCACTTCTGGGACGACGTCTGGAACTTGTTGGCCGGGTTCCACACCACCGTACGCTGCACTGCCTGAGCCGTCTCTTTGGGCAGCAGAGGGCGCTGTTTCTTCACTGCCAAGGCGACGGCggcagaggagagggtgggggcgGAGGTGGGGGCTGGAGAGGGGGTGGTGCTGAGGGCCGTGTTGGGCTGACCAGAGCCTGTGCTGGAGGACAGGTTGAGTGGAGGGTTGATGAGTGGCTGACTGGGGTCTTTGAGGTTGGACAAAGTGGCAGAGGCTGGAGAGGGTGCCACCGCGGCAGGGAATTTGCCTGGTCAGAGAAGAAATGACACTGATTAAATAACAGAACAATCACGTGTTTTCCTCCTTTCTGCTGAGCCTTTAGGCCTCAGTCTCTTACAAATGTCTGATACAAAGCAACTAGGGTGCACAAATCAAATGAAACAAGACAATAACTGAACCCTCACCTTCCAGCTTGGTGCCAAGGGGCTCCTTCGTGGCCTTGGCGACTACAGCCCCTAGCTCCCTCCTGGCCTTACGGTCGCGACCCCCCTGCTCATCCCCCAGGTCAATAACCAGCTCCCTCTCCGAGTCGGAGTCCTGGTCTGGGCCAGCAAGGGTTCGGGGTgcgcctgccctcccctcctctggGGCCTTGGGCATGTCTGTGGGGGGCTGAGTTTGGGGCGTCCTGGGCTTCTCCTGGGAGTCTCTCTCTGGGCCATTGATGCCCTGTCTGTCTTTGAGCAGGGCTTCAGAGTTTTTTTTATCCCTGGTCTCTGTGACTGCCTCCTTGTCCTCTCCCTGTGTGCTCGCCTTGGGCCTCTTCCTTGACTCCCTCTCTGCTTTGTCCTTGTCGTCATGGGCGGCGCTCTTCTGTCTGTGCTCCTCATCGCTAAGGTACTCGCTGTCGCTGGAGTCAGACTTTTCGGAATCCTCTGAGTCACTGTGTTCCACGCCCTTATACACGTCCTCAGAGATCCCATCAATGCCTGCACAAGGACAAAGAAACAATTCAtacagtgtttttctttatttttacattgtagaataatagtgaagacatcaaaactatgaaataacacatatcgaaTCAAATGAGTATTGAATAAattatatttataaatatatttcatattttagattcttcaaagtagccaccctttcccttgatgacagctttgcacactcttggcattctctcaactagcttaatgaggtagtcacctggaatacatttcaattaacagttgtgccttgttaaaagttaatttgtggaatttctctccttcttattgcgtttgagccaatcagttgtgttgtgacaaggttggagtggtatacagaagatagccctatttggtaaaagaccaagtacatattatggcaagaacaaatctaatagcaaagagaaacgacagtccatcattactttaagacatgaaggtcagtcaatccttaaaacatttcaagaactttgaaagtgcagtcacaaaaaccatcaaaaaccaaactggctctcatgaggacagccacaggaaaggaaaacccagagttacctatgctgcagaggatacgttcattagagttaccagcctcagaaattgtagcccaaataaatgcttcacagaattcacctaacagacatctcaaaaactgttcagaggagactgcatgaatcaggccttcgtggtcgaatttctgcaaagaaacccctattaaaaggacaccaataagaagaaaaaagacttgattgggccaagaaacacgagcaatggacattagacttgtggacatctgtcctttggtctgatgagcccaaatctgtgatttttggttccaaccgccatgtctttgtgagaagcagagtagttGAATGGATGATCtatgcatgtgtggttctcaccatgaagcatggaggaggtggtgtgatgtgctttgctggtgacactgcctgTGATTGATTTAgttttcaaggcacacttaaccagcatggctgccatagcattctgaagcgatacgccatctcatctggtttagtgggactatcatttgtttttcaacaggacaatgacccaacacacctccaggttgtgtaagggcaagttgaccaagaaggagagtaatggagtgcagaggacctggcctccacaatcacccaacctcaacccaattgagatagtttgggatgagttggactgcaaagttaaggaaaagaagccaacaattgctcagcatatgtgggaactccttaaagactgttggcaaggcattccagttgaagctggttgagaaaatgccaagagtgtgcaaagctgtcatcaaggcaaagggtggctattttgaagaatctcaaatatacaatatatgttgattaacactttttttggttgctacatgatttcatatgtgttattttatagttttgatgtcttcactattattctacaatgtaataaatagtcaaaataaagaaaaagccttgaatgagtaggtgtgtccaaacttttaactggtactgtatatgtatcatATGTCATGAGCGTATCATTTATAGGCCTTGAGACACAATTCATGAATGGTTTGTGAGTGTACCTAGTTGGGCCTTGCAGCTCTCGATGGTCTTGTCCAGGCTCCTGATTGGTCTCTTGGGGGTGGTGGTGAGGAGTGATGacccctgttgttgttgttgttgttgttgctgctgctgctgtactgCCTCACTGAGCTCCTTCAGGTCCATCTCAGCCTTCACCCGATCTGTGGCAAATGACACTCAAACTCAACACACAACCGAAACATAACCCCTAACCAAACACACAGCACAAGACAAGGTgctacaggaggaggaggagaggttagaTGGGACCCACCCAGGTTGAGGTTGAGGATGCTTCCTGTGCCCGGGGCCCTCTCCTGCTTGGGCACCAGACCAGGGGAGAATGGCTTGGGGCTGCCCGTCAAGCTGCCTGCATGGCCCATCTTCACTGACGCAGGGGACGCTGTGGCCAGAACACATAACACTTTAACCGCCACACATGTTTTGACTGTGACTATTCTGTAGATAATACCCCTGTGTTAGTTAGTAGTATGACATGTTAGAGAGTCAGGAGCATGTTGATTACCGGTGTAGTCCATAGACTCCTCCCCAGCACTGTAGTGGAATGGGGGGTTCCTgggccctctctccatcccatcctGCTCCACGTCAGACCCCGTGTGTACAGAGGAGTTGGTGCTCATGGGAGAGCGAGGCATGTCTGTCAGAGAGATCCTCCGCCCCATCCCGCTCGACAGAGAGCTCTTGCCCAGAAGCATCTTGGGAGACGCGGTCATGTCGAAGTTGAAGCGCATCTTGTCGGGTTTCTCCATCTTCACGGCCCCTGCCCCGGGGTTGGCTGGATCCAGCAGCATCTGGAGCTGGTTGTTGGGCGTGAAGGGGGTGCGGAAGGGGGCATAGTTAAACACACCAAACTTCTTGCGGATGTTCTCCACGTAGACCTCCATCTCCTGCATGGCGCTGTTGAAGATGCTCTTGGTCTTCTTCACAGAGAAGGGAATCTCCTTGGACATGAGGTAGCAGTTGTTGATGGGAACCCACGCCCTACgggaaaagaagaaaaaaaaacagaaagacTTGTTAAGGAGTAGGATAAGGATAGAACCATGACTCACTTCAGAGGAGTCCAAGTAAAAAACTATGAAAAGTCCCTTCCCATCATCTACTTTCATCCAACGGCAAGGCTCACCTGTCATGCTGTCCGAAGAAGCGTGCGTCCACCTGTCCGTCTTTCTCCCGCAGTGCTTTGGCTGGCCAGAAGGGGAAGCCCTTCAGCTTGGCCCACACCAGGGGGTGGGTATGACCCTAAGAGGGGAGGCACACCAGGGGAAAGGTCCGATAAGACAGCAGAAAAACAGACAGTGGAATAAGATTCGCAAAGACATTCCTATGCTCTAAAGAGTGTTTTTTGAGatttgaaatatgacatttaggCTAGTCTACATTTGTCTTCGGGACAAACCTAATTGTGACCCCAAGTCACATAGTATGTGGAAGGACAAAAAGTTACATTTACATCTATTAAAAATGTTCATTGCAAAAGGTGAGGAAACGTTTGTCTTACACATGGCTCGCAAAACCAGTTGTCCCTCTTTTGGCACGAGGACAGGTAGCACTCTGGACAGACCTCGATTTCGTTCATCTGAAACAGACAGCAGTTTCCACATCACTGAAATGGCCATTTTACACATGGAAGGGAGAAAACAACACACAACCCAGGCTGGCATTTCAGTCATCGTGTAAAAATGACTCACTTCATGTTCACAGATCTTCACAACAACCTTTGCTGTTGCTGTTAGTTTGTGATTACCTGCAACAATACCAAAAGACAGAAAACCATGTTGGTAAAAGCCAAGTTGTTTATCTCCAAAACAAGTAGCAGTACAGAAAGGAAACGGTGTTAATTAAGCAGGTGTTTGTGACCTACCACCATTGTAGATGATGCAGTTGTGCAATATCCATTTCATGTCAGCCAAGAAGGCTTCCGTGCAGCCATACATTTTCTTTTTCATATTCTACAAATATAGCAGAGAAAAATGTACATTATTAGAAAACACCATTTCGACTTCAGTCGAATTCACTTATGGCATGTAGTCGCTCTAGATAAAAGCGCCTGCGAAATGACAAATGGGAATGTAAGGGTACCTTCTCCAGTGTTGCGAGGTCCATAGCATGGAATATGTACTCGGCATAGTCAGGGTGCTGCTCCAGAGATACAGGCTTCCAGAAGGGCTCAGTCTGCCCAGAGAGGAAACAGTCACAGGCATCAGTTCTCATAAACACACCATTCAACCTAAAGCCCTCTCTGGCTCACAGTGGGCACCTGGAGAATGTCAAAAGAACTATCAATGTCAATGaacgactcggtactggtactccctgtacatagccatgttattttttactagctattgttattcgttattcactgtgtgcttattccttgtgtcactatttcaacaacaacaaaaatgtatctttaactctgcattgatggaaaagtaagcatttcactgttagtctacgccAGTTGTTCACaaagaatgtgacaaataaaatgtgatttaaaaacGTGTTTTGAACTTACCCCTGGCTGTTTCATCTTCTGGAGGGCAAACTTCAGTAGGTATGAGAGCTGATCTATCGTTAGCATGGTCATGGCTTTGCTCTGTGTCTCGATGCACTCTGCTACTGTGATTTTCtagaaacattttaaaaagtcaggGCAAAGTGACAAACAGTAgctagtaaaaaaaacaaaaggaATACTATACCAAGCAGGGGGACTGGGCTAACCCACAACCACTCAAAGCAGTCTGCTGGGCTGCCTATTAACTATGCATCTGTGTTATGATTTATAGGAGACAGAAGTACTAGTCCTCATAGCAGCGAAATCCATCTAGAGAGGGAAGATATAGATCCTGCCCACTTTATGTTTGCCCTCCAAACAGGCTTGGGCTCGATTCCATTTAAATTCGAGACTTAAAATATGCCATGTGTATTATCCTTATTATAGAATAATATACTATGAAAGTAACGTGTCATTTTCCAGGAAGAAGCCTTGTAGTTTTTGAACTTTTGTAGGCTTTTTGAATGGTTTTCAATGGGGAAACACGTAGCGCAACACGTAGCGCAAATATTATTTTATACACATCTTAAAATGACCGCGTTTTCACGAATTTGATGATATCATCGTCAAGCCCACTCAAAAGATTATAGGGAACTGACCCCGGAAGTATGGGTATAAGGATTTTTACATTATTTACTTGAAATTAAGAATTGAAATTGAACCAAGCCTGCCTCCAACCCCATCACATGACACCAAAAGAGCAAGCGGATATTAAGCTAGTGGTAAAGGGAAAATGTACCCGGAACACTCCCACACAACATGCGCACGTATGTACACCTACACACCCACGGCACACACACAAGCGAGTACCTCACACTCTGGACAGAACCAGTCGCCCTCGGGCTCTGCTGGCAGTTTGAGGCACTTGGCATGGTACACCCTCGGGCAGAGCTCACAGCAGAGCACCTGGCCCTCGCGGTGGCACAGCCAGCAGTAGAAGTCATTCCTGCCGTCCTGCGGTACAACATCAACAGGGTCTGTGGTGAGTGATGGCTGCTTCACATAGTAAAAGGGACCATGTCTTAGCTCTGACTGAAATGCAGGCAAG
Encoded proteins:
- the LOC139416291 gene encoding MYND-type zinc finger-containing chromatin reader ZMYND8-like isoform X1, with translation MHPQSLAEEEVKTESEGVEGMDVSVRSKVSDPGSAERALVAQKRKVSSPTHSSNGHSPSDTSPSPLKKKKKPGAIHSNNKDQSELRHGPFYYVKQPSLTTDPVDVVPQDGRNDFYCWLCHREGQVLCCELCPRVYHAKCLKLPAEPEGDWFCPECEKITVAECIETQSKAMTMLTIDQLSYLLKFALQKMKQPGTEPFWKPVSLEQHPDYAEYIFHAMDLATLEKNMKKKMYGCTEAFLADMKWILHNCIIYNGGNHKLTATAKVVVKICEHEMNEIEVCPECYLSSCQKRDNWFCEPCGHTHPLVWAKLKGFPFWPAKALREKDGQVDARFFGQHDRAWVPINNCYLMSKEIPFSVKKTKSIFNSAMQEMEVYVENIRKKFGVFNYAPFRTPFTPNNQLQMLLDPANPGAGAVKMEKPDKMRFNFDMTASPKMLLGKSSLSSGMGRRISLTDMPRSPMSTNSSVHTGSDVEQDGMERGPRNPPFHYSAGEESMDYTASPASVKMGHAGSLTGSPKPFSPGLVPKQERAPGTGSILNLNLDRVKAEMDLKELSEAVQQQQQQQQQQQQGSSLLTTTPKRPIRSLDKTIESCKAQLGIDGISEDVYKGVEHSDSEDSEKSDSSDSEYLSDEEHRQKSAAHDDKDKAERESRKRPKASTQGEDKEAVTETRDKKNSEALLKDRQGINGPERDSQEKPRTPQTQPPTDMPKAPEEGRAGAPRTLAGPDQDSDSERELVIDLGDEQGGRDRKARRELGAVVAKATKEPLGTKLEGKFPAAVAPSPASATLSNLKDPSQPLINPPLNLSSSTGSGQPNTALSTTPSPAPTSAPTLSSAAVALAVKKQRPLLPKETAQAVQRTVVWNPANKFQTSSQKWHMQKVQRQQQQEEQPSTPTQTQAPVPVQAPTQTQAQTRSPQQLQSQQQLPGSSSMRYQTRQAAKAVQQKDGPQTSTSSVTLVTSGASSSSSSSYLAGDFQIPTASADVAADIAKYTNKMMETIKGTMTEIYNDLSKSTSGNTIAEIRRLRIEIEKLQWLHQQELSEMKHNLELTMAEMRQSLEQERERLVAEVKKQMEVEKQQAVDDTKKKQWCANCRKEAIFYCCWNTSYCDYPCQQAHWPEHMKSCTQSATASLQEPEAESTSDPSAKPPGHSSSAQVPSGTGSSATDKGPSPTCCVDKSKDSASATVP
- the LOC139416291 gene encoding MYND-type zinc finger-containing chromatin reader ZMYND8-like isoform X2, which codes for MDVSVRSKVSDPGSAERALVAQKRKVSSPTHSSNGHSPSDTSPSPLKKKKKPGAIHSNNKDQSELRHGPFYYVKQPSLTTDPVDVVPQDGRNDFYCWLCHREGQVLCCELCPRVYHAKCLKLPAEPEGDWFCPECEKITVAECIETQSKAMTMLTIDQLSYLLKFALQKMKQPGTEPFWKPVSLEQHPDYAEYIFHAMDLATLEKNMKKKMYGCTEAFLADMKWILHNCIIYNGGNHKLTATAKVVVKICEHEMNEIEVCPECYLSSCQKRDNWFCEPCGHTHPLVWAKLKGFPFWPAKALREKDGQVDARFFGQHDRAWVPINNCYLMSKEIPFSVKKTKSIFNSAMQEMEVYVENIRKKFGVFNYAPFRTPFTPNNQLQMLLDPANPGAGAVKMEKPDKMRFNFDMTASPKMLLGKSSLSSGMGRRISLTDMPRSPMSTNSSVHTGSDVEQDGMERGPRNPPFHYSAGEESMDYTASPASVKMGHAGSLTGSPKPFSPGLVPKQERAPGTGSILNLNLDRVKAEMDLKELSEAVQQQQQQQQQQQQGSSLLTTTPKRPIRSLDKTIESCKAQLGIDGISEDVYKGVEHSDSEDSEKSDSSDSEYLSDEEHRQKSAAHDDKDKAERESRKRPKASTQGEDKEAVTETRDKKNSEALLKDRQGINGPERDSQEKPRTPQTQPPTDMPKAPEEGRAGAPRTLAGPDQDSDSERELVIDLGDEQGGRDRKARRELGAVVAKATKEPLGTKLEGKFPAAVAPSPASATLSNLKDPSQPLINPPLNLSSSTGSGQPNTALSTTPSPAPTSAPTLSSAAVALAVKKQRPLLPKETAQAVQRTVVWNPANKFQTSSQKWHMQKVQRQQQQEEQPSTPTQTQAPVPVQAPTQTQAQTRSPQQLQSQQQLPGSSSMRYQTRQAAKAVQQKDGPQTSTSSVTLVTSGASSSSSSSYLAGDFQIPTASADVAADIAKYTNKMMETIKGTMTEIYNDLSKSTSGNTIAEIRRLRIEIEKLQWLHQQELSEMKHNLELTMAEMRQSLEQERERLVAEVKKQMEVEKQQAVDDTKKKQWCANCRKEAIFYCCWNTSYCDYPCQQAHWPEHMKSCTQSATASLQEPEAESTSDPSAKPPGHSSSAQVPSGTGSSATDKGPSPTCCVDKSKDSASATVP